The following proteins are encoded in a genomic region of Ornithodoros turicata isolate Travis chromosome 6, ASM3712646v1, whole genome shotgun sequence:
- the LOC135396669 gene encoding uncharacterized protein LOC135396669 has product MKTRATIVKDARRLRSGSLSPRKFEHLTKESPSPRSAKSNKQITVRAANTAAGPEQGKASAATKDLFQEHEKTDEIGSCAPRCAVDDKTSAVLTTTCKEMVLSASLCGDKPAVGMEPQEKMQVAPIEATLEQAGTSSQGRKRKRPRRKTSRKNNQSTTTVLPSNELGSSSDNKRQKADQRKVAAKRVLPAHQCSLVQASLDNFVARKPDDESSDSNAMSWQADSEDETSGSRSSQDVLPLAKKKCRLANKRKLSRSLVERRDVATQCVTEDQTTNIWFEFYDAEPKERTKMIKRNHFTQTNARMIATLDYKKCEAHPKRTKKYHCGVAACPFKGMPSEIIAHVKARHSNYKELVCKCCKKRHESLALFVCHLGSKSCNGGTMEEDEDADEGGSSSGGEDVVEVGSDDGEVPETIASRPADVEKLGQDPAPVVKSPAVVSRHILVVLSEEFMFIRGTLLPQSIPLLSLGEVAEQLKAGVTYSRCLLQLSPTVDVSFLCTPHHGCIKMGLLRSHPHAIYRKMAPYLDTGKKATLSSLLQHVHGQLGYVTRAIIKALVLSARGSALVTKGICAPSDTLSVSEPVELESEINTVVSVSPRIASPELQQTRSAETAGQVLSEPVACEPVVPSTASEPGFPSLLLQTPSETSLVIPMVVDQDVQSCVLMTPTKELNKMLQPVVKEISPSVSSLRAQNSNFLQRHDGGGKFPKLVPKIWSPYTMRSVIHKLEGGKVRGQKLPLPLIVKNKVAVTDQLGTLAHRSPVPRLLFNIRPFSSPVTAGIMINRYPTTTLISPGYLIKGAPTPAPISTGYIFSGTPPSAPVPVRSMSCIATLSTSACVGSVNIVTTPSTSTSSKSVSSSATPSAPVSAKSISCITPLPTSASTASSSCITTASTSASTISSSCITTPSSSNPSEAVPVQRPNILVMGAEAPLSDDAPVSLHQADADATHKRIQQQRGLQGVSKPSHTSVKCQDMLIKEQKSNPSIPETQGVTTTKTPSQSGTASMSMLKYKYVFQSALERAMRCSETQVKEHDSRSKHETLSRDISEVPKPSAAASCIVTDVFLCECGFQAVSKTTLEEHIRVNHVGEHHGCRICSLRFPELKQLEQHFLQHVKIVSTQWEAVNSQKASPDVSRNSKDAERSAPASGSNSSYQKTTAEVAEVRKTELVRPACAPSPSLLEALDTQEPKDSCRQFQSSTSGHKESTKPPPLLKRPNDHGVVKRELSPHTVHVIDISSDSSDEETSGAELLKSTVKEKPFCANLRPGLVGPEALKPFFKCVIEDCTFTATEVKEFAIHLASHPTSDLSGLRCIYCGQKFDVINEMVSHMASKHGRRVYQCGWCVYRAAARPLLMLHLRFSHDGCEPVLYKCDQLDYSVDPAPEPIKPADYRCSVKNCKFSCFSSQRFAHHYKRHHSDAVVFHCPNCDSELRSRDSLIEHLVVHGLNTVQCVYCLCGTKTFQEMLKHICDNHADCELNFLIRTQQERTNYKEFISDASKRAIFFPDVVSPQAEVLKGADTSPALVKETGSAKPCPFCEKHVSSLSDIMHHCADEHKIELSISIILDLLLKKTKLGAPVHLGCQFCSFKGTDPDDLKAHIYQEFSHVPKSANDAEECSSQHNLGFEEWVQKLVDDSLKIPEKLTKPYGCVQCKENFHSSDDLRVHLYSHKKYFPHHCGVCAESFTTEDEATEHQREQHKMETSFLVQEVRLANVEQVIDEAIEVQINMIQERMQNSKSKHCIWDDCTYHSSERVTLLRHMNNVHLTKHCTCSLCSFASYSEKVMNWHSKSHLCTSGGNPQTPPPAEVLVEATVHSTPTPKPRGSFKCGYCKFRGDSSIAIREHAAIAHRGLPVKLVVPPRPMNDVLVPVLNYSVDPQPRAAPQTQDSRRLTPSGAPAKPASVSSTGARSEHMRGKPLRCNKCSFLAPSERILTIHRSNLHESDSDESEQSHSDEEVVPTRNLSGNLSTSSRAVHTDDAGVSSTTLGFAEKVPKKMAAVSNQMPSKLPPKSKNVSPALASLGPSSSSVKKSMALTHKCTICQMEFLSRNNLCSHLKVKHHYYALCDYCEKGLMNRKQVAGHSEKVHPLLPIKYCIITRDGLCSSPREDPDADGTKVASHKGPEGFSWYRKPVEPIDLDKTFVLATVPDLGTPMRFCASTFFAIHKRRPVLRIKDFTKLF; this is encoded by the exons GTGCTTTCTGCAAGCTTGTGTGGTGACAAACCGGCTGTTGGTATGGAACCACAAGAAAAGATGCAAGTGGCTCCGATAGAAGCAACCTTGGAACAAGCAGGTACGTCTTCACAAGGACGAAAGAGAAAACGACCCCGAAGGAAAACTTCAAGGAAAAATAACCAGAGCACCACAACTGTCCTTCCGAGCaacgaattaggctccagcaGCGACAACAAAAGGCAAAAGGCTGACCAAAGGAAGGTAGCCGCGAAAAGGGTTCTACCTGCGCATCAGTGTTCACTTGTGCAAGCGTCCCTAGACAATTTTGTGGCAAGAAAGCCCGATGATGAATCTTCAGACAGCAACGCAATGTCTTGGCAGGCAGACTCCGAAGACGAAACGTCGGGTTCTCGATCATCGCAGGATGTCCTACCACTAGCAAAGAAGAAGTGCAGACTTGCCAATAAACGGAAACTTTCACGGAGCTTGGTGGAGCGTCGTGACGTGGCCACTCAATGTGTAACTGAAGACCAAACCACCAATATTTGGTTCGAGTTTTATGATGCAGAACCCAAAGAACGCACTAAAATGATCAAGAGAAACCATTTTACGCAAACAAATGCTCGCATGATTGCGACACTGGACTACAAGAAATGTGAAGCGCATccaaaaagaacaaagaaataCCACTGCGGGGTGGCAGCATGTCCATTCAAGGGCATGCCGAGTGAAATAATCGCGCACGTCAAAGCGAGGCATTCCAATTACAAAGAGCTGGTATGCAAATGCTGTAAGAAAAGACACGAGTCCCTCGCCCTTTTTGTTTGTCACCTTGGGAGTAAAAGTTGCAACGGAGGAACGATGGAAGAAGACGAGGATGCCGACGAGGGAGGATCGTCTTCTGGAGGAGAAGACGTTGTGGAAGTGGGTTCAGATGACGGCGAGGTTCCCGAGACCATTGCTTCTAGACCAGCAGATGTGGAAAAGTTGGGACAGGATCCTGCACCAGTGGTTAAGTCACCCGCTGTTGTTTCAAGGCACATTTTAGTAGTGCTGTCTGAGGAGTTCATGTTTATACGTGGGACTTTGCTCCCACAGAGTATACCTTTGTTGTCGCTGGGAGAGGTTGCCGAGCAACTAAAGGCAGGTGTGACATATTCAAGATGCTTACTACAGTTAAGCCCAACAGTAGATGTCAGCTTTTTGTGTACCCCTCACCATGGCTGCATCAAAATGGGTCTACTCAGATCACATCCACATGCAATCTATCGTAAGATGGCACCATATTTGGACACTGGTAAGAAAGCAACACTGTCGTCACTCCTGCAACACGTGCATGGGCAGCTCGGCTACGTCACGCGGGCTATAATAAAAGCGCTTGTGCTTTCTGCCAGAGGCTCTGCACTCGTAACCAAAG GGATCTGCGCACCTTCTGACACACTTTCTGTGTCAGAACCCGTCGAGCTTGAGTCGGAAATCAACACGGTTGTGTCCGTATCACCACGAATTGCATCTCCAGAACTACAGCAGACTAGGTCAGCTGAAACAGCTGGACAGGTTTTGTCCGAACCAGTTGCATGTGAACCTGTTGTACCAAGTACTGCGAGTGAACCAGGGTTCCCTTCACTGTTACTTCAGACCCCAAGTGAAACGTCACTCGTGATTCCCATGGTGGTTGATCAGGATGTGCAGTCATGTGTCCTAATGACTCCAACAAAAGAACTCAACAAGATGCTGCAGCCTGTTGTCAAGGAGATCTCTCCCAGTGTGAGTTCACTACGTGCACAAAACTCAAACTTTTTGCAGCGACATGATGGTGGTGGAAAGTTCCCAAAGTTGGTTCCAAAGATTTGGTCTCCTTATACTATGCGTTCAGTCATCCACAAACTTGAAGGGGGCAAAGTTCGGGGACAAAAGCTGCCGTTGCCTCTCATAGTGAAAAACAAAGTTGCTGTCACAGATCAGTTGGGTACACTGGCTCATCGTAGTCCTGTACCACGGCTACTGTTCAATATTAGACCATTTTCATCTCCAGTAACTGCTGGAATCATGATCAACAGATATCCAACCACAACTTTAATATCTCCTGGGTACCTCATCAAAGGTGCACCAACCCCGGCGCCAATATCTACTGGATACATTTTCAGTGGTACACCACCCTCAGCTCCAGTTCCTGTTCGATCCATGAGCTGTATTGCTACACTTTCAACTTCAGCATGTGTTGGGTCTGTCAACATAGTTACAACACCTTCAACTTCAACGTCTTCTAAATCTGTCAGCTCTAGTGCAACACCCTCAGCTCCAGTGTCTGCTAAATCCATCAGCTGTATTACACCACTTCCAACTTCAGCATCCACTGCATCCAGCAGCTGCATTACAACAGCCTCAACTTCAGCATCTACTATATCCAGCAGCTGCATTACAACACCAAGTTCAAGCAATCCGTCAGAAGCGGTACCTGTCCAACGACCAAACATTTTGGTGATGGGTGCGGAGGCACCTTTAAGTGATGATGCACCTGTAAGCCTTCACCAAGCTGACGCTGATGCCACACACAAAAGAATACAACAACAGAGGGGTCTGCAAGGCGTGAGTAAACCCAGTCATACATCAGTTAAGTGCCAAGATATGCTTATTAAAGAACAAAAGAGCAACCCAAGCATTCCCGAAACACAGGGTGTCACCACCACAAAGACACCTTCTCAGTCTGGCACAGCTTCAATGAGCATGTTGAAGTACAAGTATGTATTCCAGTCAGCCCTGGAACGTGCCATGCGGTGCTCTGAAACACAGGTGAAAGAGCATGACTCAAGGAGTAAGCATGAAACCTTAAGTAGAGATATTTCAGAAGTCCCAAAACCAAGTGCAGCTGCATCGTGCATTGTTACTGATGTGTTTCTCTGCGAGTGCGGTTTCCAAGCTGTCTCCAAGACAACGCTAGAGGAGCACATCCGTGTTAACCACGTTGGAGAACACCACGGCTGTCGCATTTGTTCGCTTCGCTTTCCAGAACTGAAACAGCTAGAGCAACACTTCTTGCAGCATGTAAAAATTGTGTCAACGCAGTGGGAGGCTGTCAACAGCCAAAAAGCGTCACCCGATGTTTCAAGAAACAGTAAAGATGCAGAACGCTCTGCTCCAGCTTCTGGAAGCAACAGCTCATATCAGAAAACCACTGCTGAGGTTGCAGAAGTAAGAAAAACTGAGCTAGTCCGTCCTGCATGTGCCCCATCTCCTTCTCTCCTTGAAGCTTTAGACACACAAGAACCGAAAGATTCTTGCAGACAGTTTCAAAGCAGTACGAGTGGGCACAAAGAATCCACAAAACCACCACCTCTGTTAAAAAGGCCCAATGACCATGGTGTTGTAAAGAGAGAACTTTCGCCACACACTGTACATGTTATAGACATCTCGTCCGACTCTTCAGACGAGGAGACCTCTGGAGCCGAGCTCCTTAAAAGCACTGTGAAGGAGAAGCCCTTCTGTGCCAATCTTCGTCCAGGTCTTGTTGGACCCGAAGCACTTAAACCTTTCTTTAAATGCGTAATTGAAGATTGCACATTCACTGCCACTGAGGTGAAGGAGTTTGCGATTCACCTTGCATCCCATCCTACTTCAGATTTGAGTGGTCTCCGGTGCATCTATTGTGGGCAGAAGTTTGACGTCATCAATGAAATGGTGTCGCACATGGCCTCAAAACATGGCAGGCGTGTCTACCAGTGTGGCTGGTGTGTGTACCGAGCAGCGGCTCGGCCTCTGCTCATGCTGCACTTGCGCTTCTCGCATGATGGTTGTGAGCCTGTACTCTATAAGTGTGACCAACTGGATTATAGTGTGGATCCAGCACCGGAACCAATCAAGCCTGCAGACTATCGCTGTAGTGTGAAAAACTGCAAGTTCAGCTGTTTCAGCTCTCAACGGTTCGCACATCACTACAAGAGACATCACAGTGATGCAGTGGTGTTTCATTGCCCAAACTGTGATAGTGAGCTCAGATCAAGAGACAGCCTTATTGAGCATTTAGTGGTGCATGGCTTGAACACGGTGCAGTGTGTCTATTGTCTGTGTGGAACGAAAACTTTCCAAGAGATGCTGAAACATATATGTGACAACCACGCAGACTGTGAACTCAACTTCCTCATCCGGACACAGCAAGAGCGGACCAACTACAAGGAATTCATTAGTGATGCCAGCAAGCGAGCAATATTTTTTCCAGACGTGGTAAGTCCGCAAGCGGAAGTACTGAAAGGGGCTGACACCAGTCCAGCACTGGTTAAAGAAACAGGGTCTGCAAAGCCTTGTCCATTCTGTGAAAAACATGTCTCGAGCTTATCTGACATTATGCACCATTGTGCAGATGAGCACAAGATAGAGCTTTCTATTTCCATCATACTGGACTTGCTCCTAAAAAAGACAAAGTTGGGAGCTCCTGTCCACTTGGGCTGTCAGTTCTGCTCCTTTAAAGGCACTGACCCTGATGACCTGAAGGCCCATATATACCAAGAATTTTCGCATGTGCCAAAGTCTGCAAACGATGCAGAGGAGTGCAGCTCACAGCACAATCTTGGTTTTGAAGAGTGGGTACAGAAGTTAGTAGATGACAGCCTAAAAATTCCAGAGAAGCTCACAAAGCCTTACGGATGTGTGCAGTGCAAAGAAAATTTCCATAGTAGTGATGATCTGCGTGTCCATCTGTACTCACACAAGAAGTACTTCCCACATCACTGTGGTGTATGTGCAGAATCTTTCACAACTGAAGATGAAGCTACAGAACACCAGCGGGAGCAGCATAAAATGGAAACTTCTTTCCTGGTACAAGAGGTTAGGTTAGCCAATGTTGAACAAGTAATAGATGAAGCCATTGAGGTTCAAATCAACATGATTCAAGAGCGGATGCAAAACTCCAAATCCAAACATTGTATCTGGGATGACTGCACGTACCATTCCTCTGAGAGAGTAACTCTGCTGAGACATATGAATAATGTACACCTGACAAAACATTGCACGTGTTCCTTGTGCAGCTTTGCTTCCTACAGTGAAAAGGTCATGAACTGGCACAGCAAAAGCCACCTCTGCACGAGTGGTGGCAATCCACAAACTCCACCTCCTGCTGAGGTTCTCGTAGAGGCTACTGTGCACAGCACCCCAACTCCTAAGCCACGTGGTTCATTCAAGTGTGGCTACTGCAAGTTCCGAGGAGACTCATCCATTGCCATACGTGAACATGCTGCCATAGCTCATCGTGGTTTGCCCGTCAAGTTGGTTGTGCCACCACGACCCATGAACGATGTTCTCGTACCAGTGCTTAATTATTCTGTTGACCCTCAACCCAGAGCTGCACCACAAACACAGGATAGCAGACGGCTTACTCCTTCAGGTGCACCAGCAAAGCCGGCGTCTGTTTCTTCCACAGGCGCTCGTTCTGAGCATATGCGAGGCAAGCCTTTGCGCTGCAACAAGTGCTCCTTTCTTGCACCCTCTGAAAGGATATTAACGATCCATCGCTCAAATCTGCACGAATCTGACTCGGATGAGTCTGAGCAGTCCCATTCTGATGAGGAAGTTGTGCCGACACGGAACCTTTCGGGAAATCTCTCCACGTCAAGTCGAGCTGTGCACACAGATGATGCGGGTGTCTCATCGACAACATTGGGATTTGCAGAAAAGGTGCCCAAAAAGATGGCAGCAGTTTCCAACCAAATGCCATCAAAACTCCCTCCGAAGAGCAAGAACGTTTCACCAGCCCTTGCAAGCTTGGGACCCAGCTCCAGCAGCGTGAAAAAGAGTATGGCACTTACTCATAAGTGCACCATTTGCCAGATGGAATTTTTAAGCCGTAATAACCTGTGCAGTCACCTTAAAGTTAAGCATCACTACTACGCTCTATGTGACTACTGCGAAAAAGGACTTATGAATAGGAAACAAGTAGCTGGTCACTCTGAAAAAGTACATCCTTTGCTTCCAATCAAGTACTGCATAATCACAAGGGACGGTTTGTGCTCATCGCCTCGTGAGGATCCAGACGCAGATGGTACAAAGGTCGCATCACACAAAGGACCTGAGGGCTTTTCATGGTACAGGAAGCCAGTAGAACCGATTGACTTGGACAAAACTTTTGTCTTGGCAACGGTGCCAGATTTAGGTACGCCGATGCGATTCTGCGCAAGTACGTTCTTTGCCATACACAAACGTAGGCCAGTGCTTCGCATCAAAGACTTTACGAAGCTTTTTTAG